A single genomic interval of Pyrobaculum arsenaticum DSM 13514 harbors:
- a CDS encoding Rieske (2Fe-2S) protein: MAEIEVAAFEELKEGRPLTKYVDLGDRLLPVLLIKLGGEVYALEPLCPHAKWPLEVFGVFTERGGAKVVCKIHWGVWDLSDGGGRFKDREAPRLRTYKAVVRDGKVYVEL, encoded by the coding sequence GTGGCGGAAATTGAAGTCGCGGCCTTTGAGGAGCTTAAAGAGGGTAGGCCTTTGACCAAATACGTAGACCTTGGCGATAGGCTACTCCCCGTGTTGTTGATTAAATTAGGCGGCGAGGTGTACGCCCTAGAGCCTTTGTGTCCCCACGCCAAGTGGCCGCTGGAGGTCTTCGGCGTGTTTACCGAAAGAGGCGGGGCAAAAGTCGTGTGTAAAATACACTGGGGCGTCTGGGATCTCTCAGACGGCGGCGGCCGCTTTAAGGACAGGGAGGCGCCCCGGCTGAGGACTTATAAAGCCGTGGTGCGTGACGGCAAGGTCTACGTCGAGTTATGA
- a CDS encoding PEP-utilizing enzyme produces the protein MMYPLRQSRKPEEGFWYRDVVHFGDAPLYPLDSYFTVSMMDLAQSYYYGRYFSMPTSSGRDTALVEGRPFRTSYPPRPFADIFERRAREYLENWDAKYAEWKKEVVAIIEEMSKLPVDLTEGVDLNGAAPYRVIESWLKLYLLWLRLWFKHYEFLMLGYLIYQLFYKFIKTFFPDAPDHHISEMLAQRDIDTFRPTKELERLAELARELGIAERLAAFSNAAEMERSFAESGDPKERKWLEEWNAVKYPWFYISTGTGFLHWEERWIDNLDIPFTYLKKLLKEGPSRKHGERGGVLARGYADLLPEGYRGVFYKYLEAARRAYRYIEEHSFYVEHLGFTVGYRKIREFGLLLAKLGVLEREDDIWYLTWGEVLEALLDGLTGWCNLTGPAAHKVLRMRIAERKALLEKMASSQPPTHIGEQGEVSDANLALLHGVGRKTGGDVVAGIAASPGRARGRVVVVKSPRDLEKVVEGCVVVTSTISPTWIPALRLAAAVVSESGGAMSHAAIIARELGKPAVVGAAGATSLFKDGDEVEVDGNIGVVRRV, from the coding sequence ATGATGTACCCACTGAGGCAGAGCAGAAAGCCGGAAGAGGGCTTCTGGTACCGCGACGTGGTGCACTTCGGCGACGCTCCCCTATACCCCTTGGACTCCTACTTCACGGTGTCTATGATGGACTTAGCCCAGTCCTATTACTACGGCAGGTATTTCTCCATGCCCACCTCCTCGGGGAGGGACACGGCGTTGGTGGAAGGGAGGCCCTTTAGGACTTCATACCCCCCGAGGCCTTTTGCGGATATATTTGAGCGGAGGGCCAGGGAGTATTTGGAGAATTGGGACGCGAAATACGCCGAGTGGAAAAAAGAAGTCGTGGCGATAATTGAGGAGATGTCTAAACTGCCCGTGGATCTCACCGAGGGCGTGGATTTGAACGGCGCGGCGCCGTATCGGGTAATTGAGAGCTGGCTCAAGCTCTACCTCCTTTGGCTGAGGCTTTGGTTTAAACACTACGAATTCCTAATGTTGGGCTACCTCATTTATCAATTGTTTTATAAGTTTATAAAGACGTTTTTCCCCGACGCGCCAGATCACCACATTTCAGAAATGCTGGCCCAACGCGACATTGACACCTTTAGGCCTACAAAAGAGCTGGAGAGGTTGGCGGAGCTGGCGCGCGAGTTGGGAATCGCCGAGAGATTAGCTGCGTTTAGCAACGCGGCTGAGATGGAGAGATCTTTCGCCGAGAGCGGCGATCCTAAGGAGAGGAAGTGGCTTGAGGAGTGGAACGCCGTGAAATACCCCTGGTTCTATATATCCACAGGGACGGGCTTTTTACATTGGGAGGAGAGGTGGATAGACAACCTCGACATCCCCTTTACCTATTTAAAAAAGTTGTTGAAGGAAGGGCCTTCCCGCAAGCACGGGGAGAGGGGCGGGGTGCTGGCGAGGGGCTACGCCGATTTATTGCCCGAGGGCTACCGAGGGGTGTTTTATAAATACCTGGAGGCGGCCCGGAGGGCCTACCGCTACATAGAGGAGCACAGCTTCTACGTGGAGCACCTGGGGTTCACGGTGGGGTACAGGAAGATAAGGGAGTTCGGCCTCTTGCTGGCCAAACTGGGCGTGTTGGAGAGGGAGGACGACATATGGTATTTGACCTGGGGCGAGGTTCTGGAGGCGTTGTTAGACGGGCTGACCGGCTGGTGCAACCTCACGGGACCGGCGGCGCATAAAGTTCTCCGTATGCGCATAGCCGAGAGGAAGGCGTTGTTGGAGAAGATGGCCTCCTCCCAGCCGCCGACGCATATAGGGGAGCAGGGGGAGGTGTCGGACGCCAATTTGGCCTTGCTCCACGGCGTCGGCAGGAAGACCGGCGGCGACGTGGTGGCCGGGATAGCCGCATCGCCCGGCAGAGCCAGGGGGCGGGTAGTGGTGGTTAAAAGCCCGCGGGACTTGGAGAAGGTGGTCGAGGGGTGCGTAGTGGTGACGTCTACTATTTCGCCCACTTGGATCCCTGCGTTGAGGCTGGCCGCGGCCGTGGTGTCGGAAAGCGGAGGCGCCATGTCGCACGCGGCGATAATAGCTAGAGAGCTCGGGAAGCCGGCCGTCGTCGGGGCAGCGGGGGCCACCTCTCTTTTCAAAGATGGCGACGAAGTGGAGGTCGACGGCAATATAGGCGTGGTGAGGCGGGTATGA
- a CDS encoding inositol monophosphatase family protein: protein MIDVLAKAVRSGGAVARDYFLKEAGLEVVSRGELDVSRRADLAVEDAVLEVLKAELSGATLLSEERGWVKWGDGELTLVLDPLDGSGNFALGIPYFAVMIAAGFRAESISQLTHAAIYFPVTDTLYTADPERGVLRNGSTLRLRASEDVVFVELGKSFSLEAVDAPRRLGYKVKSSGCAGCSILTTALGISKGFIDIRGRLGVWDVAAPLVFGKYNPRFSYWIDVDRISTKRVRIVAGLGDFVKKVLPLLNLDI, encoded by the coding sequence ATGATAGACGTATTGGCTAAGGCGGTTAGGAGCGGCGGCGCTGTGGCCAGAGATTATTTCCTAAAGGAGGCAGGGCTCGAGGTGGTCTCGAGGGGGGAGCTCGACGTCTCGCGGCGGGCGGACCTCGCTGTCGAAGACGCCGTGTTGGAGGTGTTGAAGGCCGAGCTCAGCGGCGCAACTCTGCTGTCTGAGGAGAGGGGCTGGGTGAAATGGGGCGACGGGGAGCTCACCCTAGTGCTAGACCCGCTCGACGGATCGGGGAATTTCGCCCTGGGCATACCCTATTTCGCCGTGATGATAGCCGCGGGCTTTAGGGCCGAGTCGATAAGCCAATTGACGCACGCAGCTATCTACTTCCCAGTCACCGACACGTTATACACGGCGGATCCCGAGAGGGGCGTGTTGAGAAACGGCTCTACACTGCGCCTCCGCGCCTCGGAGGACGTGGTGTTCGTAGAGCTGGGTAAGTCGTTCTCGCTAGAGGCCGTGGACGCGCCGAGGCGACTCGGCTATAAGGTTAAAAGCTCTGGCTGTGCTGGGTGTTCCATATTAACTACAGCCCTGGGGATATCCAAGGGCTTTATTGACATAAGGGGGAGGCTTGGGGTGTGGGACGTGGCGGCGCCTCTAGTCTTCGGGAAGTACAACCCCCGCTTTTCGTACTGGATAGACGTAGATAGGATTTCCACAAAGCGCGTGAGAATAGTCGCTGGCCTTGGGGATTTCGTCAAGAAAGTCTTGCCCCTGCTCAATCTAGATATTTGA
- a CDS encoding NUDIX domain-containing protein gives MPWETVYKGRRVSVEISQVSLPNGKTMTAERVVFPRVVSVLPVDSGEVYFIKQYRPALGIYTLEIPSGVVDEGESPEEAARRELEEEAGLRAGRLSKIFEGYVSPGYSTEYAYIYIATQLEKTAQVPEDYEIIEVVAVKLEEAKRMLISGEIKDMRASLALSLYLLK, from the coding sequence ATGCCTTGGGAAACTGTATATAAAGGCCGCAGAGTATCCGTGGAGATATCCCAAGTCTCCCTCCCCAACGGCAAGACTATGACGGCGGAGAGAGTGGTTTTCCCAAGGGTGGTCTCCGTGTTGCCCGTCGACAGCGGCGAGGTGTACTTTATAAAACAGTACAGACCCGCCCTAGGCATATATACGCTTGAGATTCCATCCGGCGTAGTTGACGAGGGCGAGTCGCCCGAGGAGGCTGCTAGAAGAGAGCTTGAGGAAGAGGCCGGCCTGAGGGCGGGGCGTCTGTCCAAAATCTTCGAGGGCTACGTCTCCCCTGGCTACAGCACTGAATACGCCTATATTTACATCGCCACGCAGTTGGAGAAAACCGCACAGGTGCCGGAGGATTACGAGATCATTGAGGTAGTTGCTGTGAAGCTCGAAGAGGCCAAGAGGATGTTAATAAGCGGGGAGATAAAAGATATGAGGGCCTCCCTAGCCCTATCCCTTTATTTACTTAAATAG
- a CDS encoding extradiol ring-cleavage dioxygenase encodes MAKLVIGLAASHAPGITARVEEEPQEVRARVYRNYDKLRALLEEARPDVLLVVANDHVTYMFEIIPQFLMVIADAYEGPPDHQWLRIPKYKVKFHTDLTSFILAGLLERGFDVAFSANPLLDHATMNPLHFLASDREGGVIKYPIVSLLTNAFVKPLPPLRRGYQLGLALRELVEQFPEDLRVAALATGGLSHDPGGPSWGYVDEEFDKRFLGMLTRGDVESALKLTPEEVLSTGGGSYEILNWVVVWGVMRGKPAAVLDYVPSYNIGSAWAVWRP; translated from the coding sequence ATGGCTAAGTTGGTAATCGGGCTAGCCGCCTCCCATGCGCCGGGCATCACGGCGAGGGTGGAGGAGGAGCCTCAGGAGGTGAGGGCAAGGGTCTACCGGAACTATGACAAGCTTAGGGCCTTGCTTGAGGAGGCTAGGCCTGACGTGTTGCTTGTGGTGGCCAACGACCACGTGACCTACATGTTTGAAATCATCCCCCAGTTCCTCATGGTGATCGCCGACGCGTACGAAGGCCCGCCTGACCATCAGTGGTTGCGGATACCCAAATACAAGGTCAAGTTCCACACAGACCTCACAAGCTTTATCCTCGCCGGCCTCCTGGAGAGAGGCTTCGACGTGGCCTTTTCGGCGAACCCCCTCCTCGACCACGCCACCATGAACCCCCTCCACTTCTTGGCGAGCGACCGTGAAGGGGGCGTCATAAAGTACCCCATCGTGTCGCTTTTGACAAACGCCTTCGTGAAGCCTCTGCCCCCCCTGAGGAGGGGGTACCAGCTCGGGCTCGCCCTACGGGAGCTCGTTGAGCAGTTCCCCGAGGACCTCCGCGTGGCGGCTCTTGCCACGGGAGGCCTCTCCCACGATCCCGGCGGGCCCAGCTGGGGGTATGTGGATGAGGAGTTCGACAAACGGTTCCTCGGCATGTTGACCCGCGGCGACGTGGAGTCCGCGCTTAAGCTGACGCCGGAGGAGGTGCTCTCCACGGGAGGAGGCTCCTACGAGATCCTCAACTGGGTCGTGGTGTGGGGCGTAATGAGGGGCAAGCCGGCCGCCGTGCTGGACTACGTCCCCAGCTACAACATAGGCTCCGCCTGGGCTGTGTGGAGGCCGTGA
- a CDS encoding Rieske (2Fe-2S) protein, which produces MVRVAVAKVSELPDKQPVPRTVGTRALVVVRDGKTVYVCDGVCPHGRWLLSLGAYGSGKLTCRGHGAVYDLATGEGSLNGYPLHIRSYRAEVVGDEVYIDI; this is translated from the coding sequence ATGGTGAGGGTCGCGGTAGCCAAGGTCTCGGAGTTGCCGGACAAGCAGCCTGTGCCGCGGACGGTGGGCACGAGGGCGCTTGTGGTGGTGAGAGACGGGAAGACCGTCTACGTGTGCGACGGCGTCTGTCCGCACGGCAGGTGGCTCCTCAGCTTAGGCGCCTACGGCAGTGGGAAGCTGACGTGTAGAGGACACGGCGCTGTTTACGACCTCGCCACCGGGGAGGGCTCCCTAAACGGATACCCGCTTCACATAAGGAGCTACAGAGCAGAGGTCGTCGGTGACGAGGTTTATATCGATATATAA
- a CDS encoding PEP/pyruvate-binding domain-containing protein: MIVLPISSLRKTDVLLAGGKGASLGELVRAGAKVPPGFVVTSMAYKAYIEYNNIDRLIYKLERRDGDPLALAAKIREAILNGEVPDDLKRELMKIREEFSRDYLAVRSSATYEDSPEFSFAGIHETYLGVRGEEVEYYVKKVWASNFEDRAVTYKLDNRIPPSKVYMAVVVQKLLNPKAAGVAFSLDPRNGDRSVVVIESNWGLGESVVSGEVTPDRFVVSKITNEVVKKEISPSKNVMYVMENGRVVHKETPPEAAVAPSLSDEEVLEITRQVVSLERYFGYAVDVEWAVEGDVYILQSRPETVWSRKAAEAKWISTGDIIKDIVYNLLSFKL, from the coding sequence ATGATCGTCCTGCCTATCTCATCGTTGCGGAAAACAGACGTCTTGTTGGCGGGAGGGAAGGGGGCCTCGCTGGGGGAGCTGGTGAGAGCGGGCGCTAAGGTGCCTCCTGGATTTGTGGTTACAAGCATGGCATATAAGGCATATATTGAATATAACAATATAGATAGGCTGATTTATAAATTAGAGCGGAGAGACGGGGATCCTCTGGCGCTGGCCGCGAAGATTAGAGAGGCTATACTCAACGGGGAGGTGCCCGACGACTTAAAGAGGGAGCTGATGAAGATTAGGGAGGAGTTTTCGCGGGATTATTTAGCCGTTAGATCCAGCGCCACTTATGAGGACTCGCCTGAGTTCAGCTTCGCCGGTATACACGAAACTTATCTGGGAGTTAGGGGCGAGGAGGTGGAGTATTACGTGAAGAAGGTGTGGGCCAGCAATTTTGAGGATAGGGCCGTCACCTACAAATTGGACAACCGCATACCCCCGTCCAAGGTCTATATGGCCGTGGTGGTGCAAAAGCTGTTGAACCCGAAGGCAGCCGGCGTGGCCTTCTCCCTAGATCCCCGAAACGGCGATAGGTCTGTGGTTGTGATAGAGTCTAACTGGGGGCTCGGGGAGTCTGTAGTTTCCGGCGAGGTCACTCCTGATCGCTTTGTAGTTAGCAAAATTACTAACGAAGTGGTTAAGAAAGAGATCTCGCCTTCGAAAAACGTCATGTACGTAATGGAGAACGGCAGAGTAGTACATAAAGAAACGCCGCCAGAGGCGGCGGTTGCCCCCTCTCTAAGCGATGAGGAGGTGTTGGAGATTACGCGACAGGTAGTATCATTGGAGAGATATTTCGGATATGCTGTGGACGTGGAATGGGCTGTGGAAGGCGACGTTTATATCTTACAGAGCCGTCCCGAAACTGTCTGG
- a CDS encoding PEP-utilizing enzyme, giving the protein MSERRFPYPDEVKLPEGVDPEVYKRMYAYYRLPATLLFDRDAPKELVEWERKMFWYQDSLHHYDVMYPLDDIHPATWEIALSAYNSRIFVVPPANGIPHRIVNGYLFISFVPVLDEKEIQKRLEYFQKRAGYYYQNWNDIYEKNWKPEAEKIVKEMESLEFRDLPEVEDEKIVFERMGYSSSAYHLVDNWLRLVMLHQRLWWKHFEMLNLGYAAYLLFYQFMKQKFPDIPDQHIALMVAGIDVILFKPDLELRRLAKLAVELGVADRILSFATAEQMEAELSRSNNPNEKKWFEEWNSVKYPWFYYTTGIGFYHHEPRWIDDLNIPFNFLKDYIIKVKRGEKLETATERLRRQRDEIAAKYRELLKEEDRKLFDQYLQVARTVFPYVEEHNFFVEHWGHTVFYNKVKEVGKILSKHGFLERPEDIFYMTWWEVYLALLDLVASWAVVMPPVGKYYWPREIAKRKEIISKLKEYKPPPALGRPPEVVTEPFTVMLWGVTRERIEDWLGTAAGAGKIIKGFPASPGVVEGRAVVVTSVEELNKVKEGDILVCPNTSPAWGPVFAKVKAVVSDIGGLMAHAAIVAREYGVPAVVGTGNASRIIKDGQRIRVDGFKGVVEILE; this is encoded by the coding sequence ATGTCAGAGAGAAGATTCCCATATCCAGATGAGGTAAAACTGCCAGAGGGAGTTGACCCAGAGGTCTATAAGAGGATGTATGCCTATTACAGACTCCCGGCAACTCTATTATTTGACAGAGATGCCCCGAAGGAGCTAGTTGAGTGGGAGAGGAAGATGTTCTGGTATCAAGATTCGCTACACCACTACGACGTCATGTACCCGCTTGACGACATCCACCCGGCCACGTGGGAGATCGCGCTATCTGCTTATAACTCTAGGATATTTGTAGTCCCGCCGGCAAACGGCATACCTCATAGAATCGTCAACGGCTATCTCTTCATCTCCTTCGTGCCGGTACTGGACGAAAAGGAAATTCAGAAGCGCCTCGAGTATTTCCAAAAGAGGGCGGGGTATTACTACCAGAACTGGAACGACATTTATGAGAAGAATTGGAAGCCAGAAGCCGAGAAGATAGTCAAAGAAATGGAATCCCTTGAGTTCAGAGATCTGCCGGAGGTGGAGGACGAGAAGATAGTTTTTGAAAGAATGGGCTACTCGTCTTCCGCTTATCACCTTGTTGACAATTGGTTAAGACTTGTAATGTTGCACCAGAGACTGTGGTGGAAACACTTCGAGATGCTGAATCTGGGATATGCCGCATATCTATTATTCTACCAGTTCATGAAGCAGAAATTCCCCGACATACCCGACCAACACATCGCCTTGATGGTGGCGGGCATAGACGTCATCTTGTTCAAGCCGGATCTGGAGTTGAGGAGGTTGGCCAAGCTGGCGGTGGAGCTGGGAGTCGCCGATAGGATATTGTCCTTCGCCACCGCTGAGCAAATGGAGGCGGAGCTCTCGAGGAGCAATAATCCCAACGAGAAGAAGTGGTTCGAGGAGTGGAACTCAGTTAAGTACCCGTGGTTCTACTACACGACGGGCATTGGCTTTTACCACCACGAGCCGAGATGGATAGACGATTTGAACATACCGTTTAACTTCTTAAAAGACTATATAATAAAAGTAAAGAGGGGGGAGAAACTTGAGACCGCCACGGAGAGGCTGAGGAGGCAGAGAGATGAAATAGCGGCTAAATATAGGGAGTTATTAAAAGAGGAAGATAGAAAGCTGTTTGATCAGTATTTACAAGTGGCCAGGACCGTGTTCCCATACGTCGAAGAGCACAACTTCTTCGTGGAGCACTGGGGCCATACGGTGTTTTACAACAAGGTGAAAGAGGTCGGCAAGATACTGTCAAAACACGGGTTCTTAGAAAGACCCGAAGACATATTCTATATGACGTGGTGGGAGGTGTACCTGGCGCTGTTGGATCTGGTGGCCAGCTGGGCGGTGGTCATGCCGCCTGTGGGGAAGTACTACTGGCCTAGGGAGATTGCCAAACGCAAGGAGATAATATCTAAGCTAAAAGAATACAAGCCTCCTCCTGCCCTGGGCAGGCCTCCCGAGGTCGTCACGGAGCCCTTCACCGTAATGTTGTGGGGCGTGACGAGGGAGCGCATAGAGGATTGGCTCGGAACTGCGGCAGGAGCCGGGAAGATCATCAAGGGCTTCCCGGCATCTCCCGGCGTGGTTGAGGGCAGGGCTGTGGTGGTCACCTCGGTGGAGGAGCTTAACAAGGTGAAGGAAGGCGACATATTGGTGTGTCCAAACACGTCGCCTGCGTGGGGCCCCGTCTTCGCCAAAGTGAAGGCAGTGGTGTCGGATATCGGCGGATTAATGGCCCACGCGGCGATAGTGGCCAGGGAGTACGGAGTGCCGGCAGTGGTGGGCACAGGCAATGCATCGCGGATCATAAAGGACGGGCAACGGATTAGGGTGGACGGATTCAAAGGCGTTGTGGAAATATTAGAATGA
- a CDS encoding HAD-IIA family hydrolase: protein MKITTYFVDVQGTLVRRNPKTLKSQLIGGVKAFEKIRGAGGRIYILSNAPRLTEEVHKDLLSVGLPVDIEQIITSAQVTGEYIAKKFGPSRLYVIGSDSFKQELSKYGHTVVEEGADVVVVGIDRQLTFEKLNKAMQLIMAGAKLVAAGMSRYIPEEKPTISIGPIAMALAYATGVKPINTGKPSRIMYTYALVRARAVPEESAVISDDLEDLIYAKRMGLATVLVLTGATTPEKLKASGFQPDYVVNNIDELNPW from the coding sequence ATGAAAATTACAACTTATTTCGTTGACGTACAAGGGACGCTTGTAAGAAGGAATCCAAAGACGTTAAAAAGCCAGCTTATAGGCGGAGTGAAGGCCTTTGAGAAAATACGGGGGGCTGGGGGGAGGATATACATTTTATCCAACGCCCCAAGACTGACCGAGGAGGTGCATAAAGATCTCTTATCTGTGGGCCTCCCCGTGGACATAGAGCAAATTATCACCTCAGCTCAAGTTACTGGCGAGTACATCGCCAAGAAATTCGGCCCCTCGCGGCTTTATGTAATTGGGTCGGATAGCTTTAAACAAGAGCTGTCAAAATACGGCCACACCGTTGTGGAGGAGGGCGCCGATGTGGTAGTAGTCGGCATAGATAGGCAGCTAACCTTTGAAAAGCTTAATAAAGCCATGCAACTGATCATGGCGGGGGCAAAGCTAGTGGCCGCGGGGATGTCCCGATATATCCCGGAGGAGAAGCCGACCATCTCCATAGGCCCAATCGCCATGGCGCTAGCATACGCCACTGGAGTCAAGCCGATAAACACGGGGAAGCCCTCGCGCATAATGTACACCTACGCCTTAGTCCGGGCGAGGGCAGTGCCTGAGGAAAGCGCCGTGATAAGCGACGACCTAGAGGATTTAATATACGCAAAAAGGATGGGCTTGGCCACTGTGCTCGTCTTGACGGGGGCCACCACGCCTGAGAAGTTAAAGGCGTCCGGCTTCCAGCCCGATTACGTCGTCAACAACATAGACGAGTTAAACCCGTGGTGA
- a CDS encoding HAD-IIA family hydrolase, with translation MVKATLFAFDVHGVFITRLLDDPEVLGGYEVLRRLKSSGRKVALIASGSNWSTKEYTERMRNLGYPLDYEEVWPASRVAAIHLKRIFGRAHVLVLGERGLAEEMEAHGHYVVEDWRDAEAVVVGFDRELNFDKVTKAIRAVHAGAYFLAVNKVRWYYMPNEGPIMSPGALVAAIEYQTRREAVVVGKPSPIHFIEVLNHFGVKPEDAVMVGDDVEADMMPARSLGMKTVLVNFEKRGDAQRWPRGLVDLVVNHVDELVKYLD, from the coding sequence GTGGTGAAGGCGACTTTATTTGCCTTTGACGTACACGGAGTATTTATAACTAGGCTTTTAGACGACCCGGAGGTACTGGGCGGTTATGAGGTATTGCGCAGGCTCAAGTCGTCGGGGAGGAAAGTGGCGTTGATTGCGAGCGGCTCCAATTGGAGCACTAAAGAGTACACTGAGAGGATGCGGAATCTCGGATACCCCCTTGATTACGAGGAGGTGTGGCCTGCGTCTAGAGTGGCGGCTATCCACCTCAAGAGGATCTTCGGGAGGGCCCACGTGTTAGTGCTGGGAGAGCGGGGCTTGGCCGAGGAAATGGAGGCCCACGGCCACTACGTGGTGGAAGACTGGCGAGATGCAGAGGCCGTGGTCGTGGGGTTTGACAGAGAGTTGAATTTCGACAAGGTGACTAAGGCCATTAGGGCCGTACACGCCGGCGCCTACTTTTTAGCCGTTAATAAAGTGAGGTGGTATTACATGCCGAATGAAGGGCCTATAATGTCGCCAGGCGCCTTAGTAGCCGCAATTGAATATCAAACAAGGCGAGAGGCCGTGGTTGTGGGCAAGCCCAGCCCCATACATTTCATCGAGGTATTGAACCACTTTGGCGTTAAGCCAGAGGACGCCGTCATGGTGGGCGACGACGTAGAGGCCGACATGATGCCAGCTAGATCGCTCGGCATGAAAACCGTGTTGGTCAATTTCGAAAAAAGAGGAGACGCCCAGAGGTGGCCGAGGGGGCTTGTGGATTTAGTGGTAAATCACGTAGACGAGTTAGTCAAATATCTAGATTGA
- a CDS encoding selenium-binding family protein, which translates to MARLTPDPTLYPTVRDAIKSPPEDVAYVAALYVGTGVEEPDFLAVVDVDPNSATYGKIVYKLPMPDIGDELHHFGWNACSSAYCPNARPFLERRYLIVPGLRSSRIYIVDTKPDKRKPSIHKIIEPKVAVEKTGYTKYHTVHCGPDAIYISALGGPDGRGGPGGVLLLDHNTFEPLGRWEVHRGPQFYAYDFWWNLPSGVMISSEWTTPECFENGFSPECLAAGKYGHKLHVWDLGRRRHLYSIDLGEEHRMVLEVRPLHDPTKLMGFVNVVLNTKDLSSSIWLWFPEDGRWHAEKVIEIEAQPSEGPLPPPLKDLKTVPPLVTDIDVSLDDRFLYVSLWGLGELRQYDITNPHQPRLAGRVKIGGIFHREPHPSGAEATGAPQMISVSRDGRRVYITNSLYSSWDNQFYPGLRGWMAKINVNPEGGLELDKSFFVDFGQARTHQVRLWGGDASTDSFCFP; encoded by the coding sequence ATGGCGCGTCTAACCCCGGACCCGACGCTTTATCCCACGGTTCGAGACGCTATTAAGAGCCCGCCGGAGGATGTGGCGTATGTGGCCGCGCTGTATGTGGGCACCGGCGTGGAGGAGCCCGATTTCCTCGCGGTGGTCGACGTGGACCCCAACTCGGCAACATACGGCAAGATCGTGTACAAGCTACCGATGCCGGATATAGGCGACGAGTTGCACCACTTCGGCTGGAACGCCTGCTCCTCCGCCTACTGCCCCAACGCGAGGCCTTTCCTCGAGAGGCGGTACCTCATAGTGCCTGGGCTTAGGTCCTCCAGGATATATATCGTGGATACGAAGCCGGACAAGAGGAAGCCCTCTATACATAAAATAATCGAGCCCAAAGTCGCCGTGGAGAAGACCGGCTACACGAAGTACCACACGGTCCACTGCGGCCCAGACGCCATATACATATCGGCGCTGGGCGGGCCAGACGGGAGGGGAGGCCCCGGCGGAGTCCTGTTGCTAGACCACAACACCTTCGAGCCGCTGGGCCGGTGGGAGGTCCACAGAGGGCCGCAGTTCTACGCCTACGACTTCTGGTGGAACCTCCCCTCCGGCGTCATGATCTCCAGCGAGTGGACGACGCCGGAGTGCTTCGAAAACGGCTTCAGCCCCGAGTGCCTCGCCGCCGGTAAATACGGCCACAAGCTCCACGTCTGGGACCTCGGCAGACGTAGGCACCTCTACTCCATAGACCTGGGGGAGGAGCACCGCATGGTGCTTGAGGTGAGGCCCCTCCACGACCCCACCAAGCTGATGGGCTTCGTCAACGTGGTCCTCAACACGAAGGACCTCTCCAGCTCCATATGGCTCTGGTTCCCAGAAGACGGCAGGTGGCACGCCGAGAAGGTGATAGAGATAGAGGCGCAGCCCTCCGAGGGCCCCCTCCCGCCGCCGCTGAAGGACCTGAAGACCGTGCCTCCGCTGGTCACCGACATAGACGTCTCTCTGGACGACAGATTCCTCTACGTCTCCCTCTGGGGCCTCGGGGAGCTGAGGCAGTACGACATCACGAACCCCCACCAGCCGCGGCTGGCGGGGCGGGTCAAGATAGGCGGCATATTCCACAGAGAGCCCCACCCCTCCGGCGCAGAGGCGACCGGCGCCCCGCAGATGATATCAGTCAGCAGAGACGGGAGGAGGGTCTACATAACCAACAGCCTCTACAGTAGCTGGGATAACCAGTTCTACCCCGGCCTCAGGGGCTGGATGGCGAAGATCAACGTAAATCCCGAGGGCGGTTTGGAGCTCGACAAGTCTTTCTTCGTGGACTTCGGCCAGGCGAGGACCCACCAAGTACGCCTCTGGGGCGGCGACGCCTCCACAGACAGCTTCTGCTTCCCGTAA
- a CDS encoding Rieske (2Fe-2S) protein produces the protein MILRISLGEIEEGRPVIKVVGKTAVGLLRDGGRVYAFDPFCPHSRWNLGASGKLVRSDGRLYIFCKGHGGLWCLDTGVGRVQGKEAPSLKLYKTWISGDTVYVELDSQRVL, from the coding sequence GTGATTCTGCGGATCTCGTTGGGCGAGATCGAAGAGGGGAGGCCAGTCATAAAGGTCGTGGGGAAGACCGCCGTAGGGTTGCTGAGAGACGGCGGCAGGGTATACGCCTTCGACCCCTTCTGTCCCCACTCCAGGTGGAACCTCGGCGCCTCCGGCAAGCTGGTGCGCAGCGACGGCAGGCTCTACATATTCTGCAAGGGCCACGGCGGCTTGTGGTGTCTAGATACGGGCGTTGGGAGAGTCCAGGGCAAGGAGGCGCCGTCTCTGAAGCTCTACAAGACGTGGATATCCGGAGATACCGTATACGTCGAGTTAGACAGCCAGCGGGTTTTGTAG